The Lemur catta isolate mLemCat1 chromosome 6, mLemCat1.pri, whole genome shotgun sequence sequence ACCAGGACGTTTGCCTCTGGCCTCAGGGGACGGAGCTCACCTGCCCAGGCAAGATGGGAGCATTTTGTGGGCAACCAGGTGGGCTGGACAGTGGACAGCTGACCTCTTGGGCAGTGTCAGGGCTGTCCTGGCAGGTGGCCCTCTCCTTGGCACACTCCTTCCTGCTTGCCACTCGAGAGAGCCTGTGTGTGTGCCACAGCCTCTTGGTCCCTGAGCCCACCCAGTGTCCCCCAGCAGAGCAGGAGCCGGAGTGCCTGATGGGCTTTCTCTCTCACTTCCCTCAGGTCCTGGACCCTTGCATCatgctccttcctcctgccctggggaaAAGTTATAGCTTCCTTGGAACTCCTGCCTCAGGATGGAGGGGAGTTGTGGGTAGGGGTGCCAGGCAGCAGGGGTGACACCGGGTTCTGGCTGAAAAGGGCCTCTGGCACGGTCCTGTGATTTGGATGCTGAATTGGAGGAGGAAAAACCTGCTCACTCCCCAGGCATCAGAGGAAAGCAGACCTCAAACCATTCAGCCACCAGGCTCGGGAGGGGGTTACATCAAACTCTGCCCACCACTCCCGCCACATAGTGCCAGCAAGTTGAGACAAACTTGCAAAGACATAGAATAATACCTGTTAAAGGACACGTAATATGGGcatctcttttctcatttcacagtgacaacacacacacacccccacagaatcacacacagacaacacacacagacacacactggcTCATGGTGGTGCTTGTTTTGCAGATATGAAGAGGAAATAAACAAGCGCACGACTGCCGAGAATGAATTCGTGGTGCTTAAGAAGGTGAGGAGAATGCTTGGGCCTCAGCCCCCCAGTGGCGGGTGTCAGGATGAGAGCTGAGGGGAGGGACTGAGGTCTGTGCTCCCCAAGAAAGGCCTGGAGCTAAAGTGCAGGAGAAGATGCAGGGCTTGCTGCTTTGGACATCGTGGGATACCCGGTATTGGTCTAGCACATGGCACTTGGTCAGTTCCCTACTTTTTGTAGGGACATGCAGCAGACAGGAGCCCAGATGGAGAGTTAGTCTCTGGCTCACGTCCACTTGGCTGGGAATAGGACATGCTTTGGGAGACTGCAAGTTTACCTTCCAGCTCTGTTCATCTCTGGCAAATCCCTGTGGCTGCCCTTGGCTCACTCTGATTGGCTGATTTGGGGACAGGGCtcccacactttgagaaatagagagagaatgGGTTCCAGAGGAACTCATCTGCCAGTGAGTATGGACAGCGAGTCCAGGTGGAAGTCAGGTTCCTGCCCCTGGGTCTTGAGTGCATTCCCTGGGGCAGCTGGCCACAGGGCAGGGTGCCGGGGTGTCAGTTCATAGCAGAGGCCTGCCTGGCCTTGAAGAAAAGTGACAGCAGGGGGTCTCTGGATTCTCCCTAGGATGTGGATGCAGCTTACATGAGCAAGGTGGAGCTGCAGGCCAAGGTGGATGCCCTGGATGGAGAGATCAAGTTCTTCAAGTGCTTGTACGAGGGGGTaaggctcccccagccccacctccagctcTGTCCTCTGGGAGGACAGATGTGTGATTAGCAGTTACTTACTTATCAGCAACTTTTAGAGCCCAAGGGATCGCTAGCATTTGGATGCTGGGATCTTTGTAAATCAAAGGTGGGAGTGACAATCTATCCTGGTGCCCCATCTGTCCCTGCTGGCCCTACAGATGTCCTGATATCACATCCTTCAGGAAGCCATGGGTCCTGAAGGGGTTCCAGTTGAACTTTGGCCAGGCCTATTCTCATTCCTGCCTGTCTTCTCTCTGCTGCCAGGGATGTTTCCTGGGGTCCCGGGCAGGAATCCCCCGAGTGGAGGTGGGGAGTCCTCACACCCTTCCCTCCTCTATGCACATCTGTCTTTAAGCCTCTGCCTGTTGGCCAAGCATCTGTGGCCTCTTGTGTTCTTAGTGTCCCTTGTGTGGTGGCCAAGGCCATTTCCCTCTACCTTCCCTACTCCTGTCCTGTCTCAGGTCACAGATATACgggctgttttcttctttggctgCTTCAAACCCATTCAGCAGCTTTTAGATGTGGTATTGAAAGCTCTGGGCTAGTGAGCTCCATTCTCACAAGCTTCGGGGAATGCAGTTACACCTGTTTAGGATGGTCTGGGGCCATACTGCTGGGGCAGGATCATCACCGTGGCACCTTCCTCCTTGTTTCCCCTGCAGGAGATCGCTCAGATCCAGTCCCACATCAGCGACACATCCGTCATCCTGTCCATGGACAACAACCGCAACCTGGACCTGGACAGCATCATCGCCGAGGTCCGTGCCCAGTACGAGGACATCGCCCTGAAGAGCAAGGCCGAGGCCGAGGCGCTGTACCAGACCAAGGTGAGCCGGCACCGCCCCGGTCACATGTGCAGGGGCCTCTGGTCCATCCCTGTTTTGTCTGTCTCATGACCCCCGTGATGAGCACACCACCGTCCCGGGCACTGGGGAAGCCTGAAAGGAGAATGTGTTGGTCCGTTTTACATTGCTGTAAAGTAATGCCAGAGACTGGGTAACGTATAAGGAAAAgtgatttatttggctcatggctctgcagactgtacaaggagcttggtgccagcatctggtTCCAATGaaagcagaaggcaaagggggagcaggcgtgtcacatggtgagagaagtagcaggagagaggaggggtgTCCGGTGCTCTTTAAACAACCCTTTCCCCTGTGAACTAAGGAagcgagaactcactcattatcagCGCATTCCTGTGGGATCTGCCCCCACGACCCAAACAGCTCCCACCAGACCCCacttccaacactggggatcaagtttcaatatttcaacatgagatttggaggggccaaacatcctaACCATATCAGAGGAGAAGATGCAGCTCTGTCCTCAGGGTCCCCCAGTGGCAGCCACCAGATGATGCACACAGCTGAGTGCAAACTCATGTGGTGTGAGCAGAGGCCACATTAGGGAACCAGGACCAGGCGGGGCTGGTCACAAACAACCTCCTAGAGGCAGAGGGTTTTGACCTGAGTCTGGGTGAGTAGCCAGCACCTCTCCAATTAATTATGATAAATGAGGGGACTCTTCAGTGTGATCTGGAATCAGGTAACTCCTACCTTTTCATTCAAGTCCAATTCAGGGATACAGGGGAAGTTAGAGTCCTTAGATCTTAACTCCTCTagtgggtggtgggtgggaagTGATTCTTTAGATAAGTTGGTTTCTCACATCAAGATGGGAAGTTCCTGATGGTTCCTTGCTATTCGTCAGGCTCTTTTGCAAGGGAATCCACATCTTGGGAGACCTTATCTTGTCCCTCCCGCCTCCTGGTTGGCCTGGGACTGAGAAATTTGGcctgcagaggggaggagggaggctttTAGGGCCTAGGAGACAACTCAGGCCAGGGCTTCTTGATAAAGGTTCAGATTCAATCCCCGATTCCCCAAGCCCTCCACACTACTGTTACAAGCTAGGGTGGGAAATGGCCATCAGGGACCACTCTGGGCTGTCACAGGCTGTCACTCAACTAACCCTTTCCAGAAGGATTAGGCAGGTCTACACAGACATGATTTTTGGACCGTTTGCTGTTTGGGGTTATCCGCACCTCCCCTTCTCTTGTTAGGGGTAAACTCTTATTGAGCAGATTTGTATTCATGGAGTCCTAACAACAGTATGATGAAGGCTGATTTGAATTATTCCTCTTCTAAAGATGAGGAAGGCAGGGCTCAGGGAGTTCAGGTAATCTGCTAGGGGCATTTTGCTGGCAAGTGGTGCAGCTGATGGGAATCTAGTGACTGACTGCAAATCCCACCGTGTTAGGCAGAAAATCAGAAGAGACCCTGGTGAGAAGCATTTATTCCCAGGGCTCCGAGTGGGCTGAGAGCGCGACAGCAGGAGGATGCTCACCTGTTCACCTCGGAGGGAGGCTGTTTTGTGTCAGAGCCAGTGTGGGGGGCCGTCCTGCTCACACAGCCTTGCAGAGAAGTGGGACAAGGCCGCCTGTCCCAGGGTTAGCACTAAAGATAAAGCATAGGGAGTGAAGGGGGAAGACCCTCTGCCTTCTGGAGGGCTTGGCACGGTTAGGAGCCATCCTGAATCTGGAGCCATGCTGGGAGAGCACCCAGGGACAGAGACTGAACAACACACTGCCGTAGAGTGCTGAAGGTCATGACTGTTTTGTGTTCCCCTTAAGCCAAATTCTGGATAGAACTGGAGTACTCTCTGTTGACTATTTAACGGATGACATCAAAGGCAGGAATAATCCCAAATCAGTAGATGACCCAAAATTCATGGCTAGTGCTGCTGGGGTATAGCTGAATCTATCCACCACACATCAAACATACAGAATGTCCCTCCATACTGTCCCCGCCCTCTGTCCCAATCTAGCAAGATGCCTGTAGCCTGGGGCCTGGCTAAGCTGTCAAGGGGAGAGAGTCACAGAAAACACAGATGGACAGCTCATTGgctccctcattcattcattcattcattcacccattcattcattcatcagactTTTGGGGGCACcaaccaggcactgtgctaggtactggtaattcataaataaaagaaaagttcCTGCCATCCATTCAATCTGAGTCTTATGGGGAAGACATGGAAATGTATGATCACAGTACAATGTGGGAAGACCTATGGACTGGTCTGCCAGGGCAATAGGAACAAAATTGCACCCAAGAAAGGGGTTAGGGAAGGCCTCCTGGAGGGAGTTAATCTGCCCTGGCTCAGTTGGAGCCAGCTAGGGAAAAAGGGAGATGGGTGGGGAAGGGTTTCTCAGGTGGAGGGAGAAGCTCCTGCAAAGACTCAGAGACACTAGAGCATGTGGGTCATTTGGGGAAGCATGGGACTGTTTGGCACAGCTGGGGAGCCAGATAGGTGTTGGGCAGGGGCAGTGAAAAATCAGTACCTGGATGCCGTGCTAGAAGTTCGAATTTGACCTTGACATTGAAGGGCTATAGGCAGAGGAGCATCATAATTGGAGTTGCGTGTTACAAAGTTGCAGTGTGGAGAGTATGGGACATTCAATAGTCCTTATGGCCAAATCTAACCACCAGCAAGATCAGCCGTGCTTAAGGCAAACAAATCCAAGGAGTCAGTGTTTGAATGGGAGGCTGTTGATAGGCCTGGTGAGGCGGGGGGCCTCTACCACCTCTGCCAGGCTCCCTGAGCAAAGGCACAGTCTCTGTGCCGGGCTGAGCTCAGTCGGGCCCTGGATCAATGTCTCACTTTGGCTCTTCTCCCCCCAGTTCCAGGAGCTGCAGCTGGCAGCTGGCCGGCACGGGGATGACCTGAAATACACCAAGAACGAGATCTCAGAGCTGACCCGTCTCATCCAAAGGCTGCGCTCGGAGATCGAGAATGTGAAAAAGCAGGTGAAGGGGGCCGGGGCGTCCCTGACGCACTCCCAAGGGAGGGGTGAACAGCTTAGCACACCCCcgcccctcctccttctctgggTCTCCACCTCAGAACCCGCTTCCTCAAATGGAGCCCCCTGCTAAGTCCCACACACTTAGCTGCCATTGGAAGCCTGGAACAATTGCAGAGTCTTTTTATAAAGCTGGGGGGCTCAGGCCTGCCAGTCCCAGGTTGACAGGACTCCATGGCCATGACTGTGGCTGGGTCTCAGCTTAGGAAGTGGGCAGGACTGAGGAGGGTCCAACAGCTGTGAGCATGTGGGGGGTGAAGTGAGGCCCCAGGTGCCTTAGAACACAGAGCAACTGCAACCTCCTGACCTCAGTGCAGCAACCTGGAGACGGCCATCGCTGATGCCGAGCAGCGGGGGGACTGTGCCCTCAAGGATGCCCGGGCCAAGCTGGACGAGCTGGAGGCCGCCCTGCACCAGGCGAAGGAGGAGCTGGCGCGGATGCTGCGTGAGTACCAGGAGCTCCTGAGCGTGAAGCTGGCCCTGGACATCGAGATCGTCACCTACAGGAAGCTGCTGGAGGGTGAGGAGTGCAGGTGAGTGGGGCAGAGAGTCTGGAAGAACCTTTGTGATCCTCCGACTCAGAGCTTCCCAGAGTGTGGCTGGCAGGCTGCCTCGGGGCGGCACTAGAGATGCGTTATAGTTCACCCACAAGCATAGCCTTAAACAGCATCCAGCCAGAAAAAGTCACAGCAGTTTCCTTTACAGTCCTCCTCTGAAGAAAGTCTCAGCTTGGTGCTGTCCTGTCTTTAACACCTCTCAGACATTTGCATATTATCTCCTGTTGATAAAGAGACAGTAGATCTCAGGTTCAAAGTCTTTGGGCAGACGACAATATCtagccaaaaaaatttaaattttttaattttcattatgtttgtttttttctgctacttttttcttatttggttACGTAATAATACTGGTTTTCTATTTTACCCTGGTGATATAAAACTTCTGTTTAAGAGAAATGCAGTTTTGTTGTCAAAGGCTGAGTCAGTTTTACCAAATACATGACAGTGTAAGTTGTACATGGTCATAGCAACAGGTGGAAGGGTGGTACATGAAGCACTGACATTTGGAAAACCCTGTTCTAACCTTGCACCGTCTTATAACTGAGACCTAGAGAGGAGCAGTTACTGGTCCCCACATCCTCGAGTTGGTTCGTTAGTAGCAACTCCTGACCCTATCTTTCCATCCATGTATTCATTTAGGCAGCAGCGTCACAGGAGTAAAGAAGTGGGTTCAAGAGGAACCCCGTGGGAGGGCACCTGGGGGGTACTGATGGTGTTGGGGGCTCCAAGGTTGAGGCTCCACGGCTCTGAAGGGGaaagggtgggctggggagggagagggagggcagccaATGCCATCTGGCCAGCTGGAGGGGCACCAGGAGGCCGGCGATTCCTGGGCCTGTGTTCAGGTGGTGGTGAGGGCGCCTCTGGGAGTCCGTGTGATGAAGACTGTCCTGTGCTTTCTCTCTGTGCAGGATGTCCGGAGAATACACCAACTCCGTGAGCATTTGTGAGTATTTCATGCCTCTGAGGGATTATTTTTAGTCCATCAACAAACACAAAGTGAGTAGGTGCCCACCACCAGGCCCCCATGGAGCAGCCTGGGCTGTCACTGTCACATGTCCACCTCCCTTGCCAAGACCCGAGGCCTCCCCATTCGGACCTGCTTCTTCTGCAGCAGAGTCAGATCCCGGCACATTCTGACACTGCACACTGACCCTTTCCCCAGGGGTCTCGCGCTGGGATAAAATTCTCAGCCCCATCCCTTCTTCTGCCACCCCATGCGGCTTTCCTGCATGAAGGAAACTGTGAGCACAGAGGGTACCTCTCGCCGACAGTCAGCACCTGTGCACACACGTGCTGTGCTGATCACGTTAATGCTGCCCCACAGGGTTCAGCTTGGTCTCCTGAGAGAGGGGCCAGCAAAAGCTCTCTTAGTTCACAAAATCAGgaaattcttagaaaaagaaaaaccttcagAATGGATTCTAAAGTTAAACGTAAGAACTTGTTGGCTTACCTCCTGCCCGAGCATCATCTGCCCCTTGGGGGACGCCCTTGCCCCTCCTGTTAGTTCAGAGTGGCAAGCACCTGATTTGGGGGCCTTGTGGGGTTGAGGCTGTTTTTCCCGGTGCTTAAGCTGCTCAAGTGAACCCAAGTTCATGGAGAAGTGTTTGCTTAGGAGGGAGGTATTTATGCTAGTTGAGGCTGGGAGGTTGAGGGGGACTTAGGGCCACCCCTATCCTGGGCACACACTgaccactcctccctccctcctccacagcGGTCATCAACAGCTCCGCGCCTGGCACTGTGGGCGCAGGGGCCGGCTTTGGGTTCGGCGGTGCCGGCACCTATGGCTACTGGCCCAGCTCTGTCGGGGGCTATGGCATGCTGTCTGGGGGCTGTGTCACTGGCAGTGGGAACTGTAGCCCGCGCGGGGAAGCCAAGACCAGGCTGGGGAGTGCAAGTGAATTCAAGGACTCCCAAGCAAAGACCGGAGCTCTGAGCTCGTCCACCAA is a genomic window containing:
- the LOC123639802 gene encoding keratin, type II cytoskeletal 73, whose translation is MSRQFNCKSGAATKGGFSGCSAVLSGGSSTSYRAGGKGLSGGFSSRSLFSLGGARSISFNVAGGSGRTGGYGFGRVRASGFAGSMFGSAALGPACPSVCPPGGIHQVTVNKNLLAPLNVELDPEIQKVRTQEREQIKALNNKFASFIDKVRFLEQQNQVLETKWELLQQLDLSNCKNNLEPILEGYISNLRKQLETLSADRVRLDSELRSVRDVVEDNKKRYEEEINKRTTAENEFVVLKKDVDAAYMSKVELQAKVDALDGEIKFFKCLYEGEIAQIQSHISDTSVILSMDNNRNLDLDSIIAEVRAQYEDIALKSKAEAEALYQTKFQELQLAAGRHGDDLKYTKNEISELTRLIQRLRSEIENVKKQCSNLETAIADAEQRGDCALKDARAKLDELEAALHQAKEELARMLREYQELLSVKLALDIEIVTYRKLLEGEECRMSGEYTNSVSISVINSSAPGTVGAGAGFGFGGAGTYGYWPSSVGGYGMLSGGCVTGSGNCSPRGEAKTRLGSASEFKDSQAKTGALSSSTKKTTR